In Desulforegulaceae bacterium, the genomic stretch TAACAAACACATATTTAAATTTTGGAATTGAAGACCTCACAGACGGAAAAAATGCATTTATAAATTTTACTGAAAATCTTATTTTAAAACAAATTCCCCTGATTTTCCCCAAAGATTCAATTGTTGTTGAAATACTTGAAAATGTACCACCTACCAAAGAAATAATAAAAGAATGCAGGCTTTTAAAAAAAAAGGGGTACATAATTGCCCTTGATGATTTCATATACAGGCCTGAGCTTGAGCCTTTTATTGAGCTTGCCGATATAGTAAAATTTGATTTCATAGCCTCGCCTCTGGATGAAATTACAAAATATGCCCAGAAATTTTCTAAAAAGAACATAACTATTCTTGCTGAAAAAATTGAAACTGAAAAAGAATATCAAATTGCAAAAAAAATGGGATTTGATCTTTTCCAGGGATTTTTCTTTAGCAAGCCTCAAATAATTCGAGGAGAAAATCTTCCCTCAAACAAGATACAGCTCCTTCACCTCATATCAGAAATTAACCAAGCAAATGTTGAAATAGGTAAAGTTGCAAATTTGATTCAAGGCGATCTAGGACTTTCATATAAAGTTTTAAGGTATATAAATTCAGCCTACTATAGAAGACTTGAAAAAGTTTCTTCAATAAAAGATGCTGCTGTTTTAATAGGTCTTGATGAACTTAAAAAACTGGCATCTCTAGTTTTGCTGACCAATATGGAATCAAAAAAGAACAGTGCACTTTTAAGAAATTCCTCTGTAAGGGCAAAGTTTTGCGAGTTGATTGGGATAGAAATTAATAATCCCAAGTTTTCACCTACAACTCTTTTTACCATGGGGCTTTTTTCTCATATTGACGCCCTTTTAGGCCATCCAATGGATAAAATTCTTAAAGAACTTCCTCTTTCAGATGAAATAAACCTTGCTTATCTTGAAAAAAAAGGTCCTCTTTATCCTCCATTGGCTTTAATCTCACTATATGAAAAAGCAAAATTTGACCAGGTTTCAGAGCTTCAGAATAAATTAAGGATTGATAAAAAAAGGCTTCCGCAGATTTATCTTGAGGCCTGTAAATGGACAGATGAATCTTTAAAAAGTTTACGCTGATTTGTAACCTATTTTATCTGTCTTTCTCATCTAGTCTTAGTGATTTAAAGTTTATCCTCGGTACTGGGTCAAAAGAAGAAACTTTATTTTGATTGATTGACATTAAAGGATATGATTTTATTATTACTATAAATAAATTAAATAAAAAAACATTAAAGTTTAAATACTCAATGAAAGGACAAAGTAATGAGTGATTCAGTAATGGAAATCGAAGATTCTAATTTTGAAGCAGAAGTAATAAAGTCAGACAAACCTGTTCTTGTTGACTTCTGGGCTCCATGGTGCGGTCCCTGCAGAGCTATAGCACCTGCAGTTGAAGAGCTTGCCAATACCTACGGCGACAAAATAAAATTTTGCAAATGTAATGTCGACGAAAATCCCATTTCACCGGGCAAATATG encodes the following:
- a CDS encoding HDOD domain-containing protein, translated to MEIFTARQPIFNKKMEIVAYEILFRSSFKNAMPEMNGDLASSHVLTNTYLNFGIEDLTDGKNAFINFTENLILKQIPLIFPKDSIVVEILENVPPTKEIIKECRLLKKKGYIIALDDFIYRPELEPFIELADIVKFDFIASPLDEITKYAQKFSKKNITILAEKIETEKEYQIAKKMGFDLFQGFFFSKPQIIRGENLPSNKIQLLHLISEINQANVEIGKVANLIQGDLGLSYKVLRYINSAYYRRLEKVSSIKDAAVLIGLDELKKLASLVLLTNMESKKNSALLRNSSVRAKFCELIGIEINNPKFSPTTLFTMGLFSHIDALLGHPMDKILKELPLSDEINLAYLEKKGPLYPPLALISLYEKAKFDQVSELQNKLRIDKKRLPQIYLEACKWTDESLKSLR
- the trxA gene encoding thioredoxin yields the protein MSDSVMEIEDSNFEAEVIKSDKPVLVDFWAPWCGPCRAIAPAVEELANTYGDKIKFCKCNVDENPISPGKYEIKAIPTLIFFKDGEIHSKQTGLASKEQLEEKIKSLI